One Panicum virgatum strain AP13 chromosome 9K, P.virgatum_v5, whole genome shotgun sequence genomic region harbors:
- the LOC120647961 gene encoding leucine-rich repeat receptor-like kinase protein FLORAL ORGAN NUMBER1: MPLPLLLLLFSVLASASPELDVYALIKMKAALLVPATSTALADWDPSATPPAHCSFSGVSCDAAARVVRINLTSMPLHGGVLPPEVALLDALVNLTVAACSLAGSLPASLAALPALRHLNVSNNNFSGPFPAPAGAGEPYFPVLEVVDAYNNNLSGPLPPFGAAHARLRYLHLGGNYFSGAVRESYADLAALEYLGLNGNSLSGQVPASLARLKRLREMYIGYFNLFNGGIPPELGELDSLVRLDMSSCNLTGPIPTELGRLARLDTLFLQMNRLSGEIPTQLGDLKDLKSLDLSMNQLVGEIPAGLANLTSLRLLHLFRNHLHGNIPAFMADLPHLEVLQLWENNLTGHLPAGLGKNSPLKMLDVATNHITGKIPPDLCAGRKLEILVLMENGLSGPVPESLAACKTLKRILLGKNMLSGSVPARLFELPDAGEQA; encoded by the coding sequence AtgcctcttccccttcttcttctcctcttctCAGTCCTTGCCTCCGCTTCGCCGGAGCTGGACGTGTACGCGCTCATCAAGATGAAAGCGGCGCTACTGGTCCCGGCTACCTCCACCGCGCTCGCCGACTGGGACCCTTCCGCCACGCCCCCCGCGCACTGCTCCTTCTCGGGCGTGTCCTGCGACGCGGCCGCACGcgtcgtcaggatcaacctcaCGAGCATGCCGCTGCATGGGGGCGTCCTCCCGCCCGAGGTCGCGCTGCTCGACGCCCTCGTGAACCTCACAGTCGCCGCCTGCTCCCTGGCGGGGAGCCTCCCGGCGTCGCTCGCCGCGCTGCCGGCGCTCCGCCACCTCAACGTCTCCAACAACAACTTCAGCGGGCCGTTCCccgcgccggccggcgccggagagCCCTATTTCCCGGTGCTGGAGGTCGTCGACGCCTACAACAACAACCTCTCCGGCCCTCTGCCCCCGTTcggcgccgcgcacgcgcgcctCCGCTACCTCCACCTCGGCGGGAACTACTTCTCGGGCGCCGTACGGGAAAGCTACGCGGACCTCGCGGCGCTCGAGTACCTTGGACTCAACGGTAACTCGCTCTCCGGCCAGGTGCCCGCGTCGCTCGCGCGCCTCAAGCGGCTGCGGGAGATGTACATCGGCTACTTCAACCTGTTCAACGGCGGCATCCCGCCAGAGCTCGGCGAGCTTGACTCGCTCGTCCGCCTCGACATGAGCAGCTGTAACCTCACGGGCCCCATCCCGACGGAGCTCGGACGGCTCGCGCGCCTCGACACGCTCTTCCTGCAGATGAATCGCCTTTCCGGGGAAATACCCACGCAGTTAGGCGACCTCAAGGATCTCAAGTCGCTGGACCTCTCCATGAACCAGCTCGTCGGCGAGATACCGGCCGGCCTCGCTAATCTCACCAGCCTCAGGCTTCTACACTTGTTCCGCAACCACCTCCACGGCAACATACCAGCGTTCATGGCCGACTTACCGCACCTGGAGGTGCTGCAACTGTGGGAGAATAACCTCACCGGTCACCTTCCGGCCGGATTAGGAAAGAACAGCCCACTCAAGATGCTGGACGTGGCCACCAACCACATCACGGGCAAGATACCGCCTGACCTCTGCGCGGGCAGGAAGCTGGAGATCCTCGTGCTGATGGAGAACGGCCTGTCCGGTCCCGTTCCAGAGTCACTGGCCGCATGCAAGACGCTGAAGCGCATCCTCCTTGGCAAGAACATGCTCAGCGGCTCTGTGCCGGCTCGTCTCTTTGAACTCCCCGACGCAGGCGAACAAGCTTGA